The sequence below is a genomic window from Inquilinus sp. KBS0705.
ACGATTCATTCTAATCCCCTTACTCCACCTTTATCACTTTCGTCCGCTTACTAATCCCGTTCTCGTTAAAGGCCTCTATCTGAAAATAATATGGCAGGTGTTTTTCCATGCCGTTAAAGTAGTACTCGTTTGCATTGTACACCATTATATTGTTGTACAGCTTATCGGGTGCTATGCCCATGTAAATGGTGTAGCCTACCGCGCCGTCGGTTTGGCGCCAGCGCAGCCAGGAGTTGCGCCGCTCGGCATCGCCACGCAGTACGATCAGGTTTTGCACTGTATCGGGCGCGGCCCCTGCCCCCTTGCCAAATACCCTAAAGCCCGAAAGGCCAAATTTACCCGTAGGCATGTGCAGGTTGGTTATTTTTAAATAACGCGCCCTGGCGGTTTTTTTTAGTTCCACATAATCGTGCGGTACATCGGTTTTATTTTTGCTTTTATCTACCAGGGTCTTCCAGTTTTTGCCATCTGTTGATGAAGAGATAACATACTGGTGGTACACGCCCAATGATTTGCCCATAAAGGTTGCATCCTGGTCGGCGTAATTAATTTGGATAGCCTTAACGGTGCTTACTTCGCCCAGGTCGGTTTGCATCCACTCGCCTTTGTTGGCGGTTTTTGCGCTCCAGTAGGTTTTAATATCCTCGTCTACCGCCAAATTAGGCACATAAGCGCCAAGCGTTGATGATACCTGCACAGGTTTGTTATAGTTCAGCAGCATCCAACCGGTAAAATTGCTTTTCAGGTGGTCTTCTTTCCCTGCCGATAGGTAATGCGGATAATCCCCATAGGCGGTATTGGTGTACAGTACTCCGTCATCATCAAAACCGGCCGGCCAAAAGCCAATGCGGCGTTCAAAGTTGTTTTTTACATCAACCACCATGGTAGATATGTGCCAGTAATTGCCAAACTTATCGGCCCAGGTTGCACCATGCCCTGCCCCCTTGGCAAAGCCGCCGGGTTTGTAGCTAAAGGGGTTATGGCTTTGGTATTTGAACGGACCAAGCGGCCTATCGCCTACATACACACCGTCGCCGTAGCCCTTGCCCTCAGTTCCGGGCGCGCCGTATTGCAGGTAGTATTTGCCGTTATGCTTGTTCATCCAGCTGCCTTCCATAAAGCCGGTCAAAAATACATTATCGTTGTTTTCGCCAAAGCGCTCCCAGCCATGCTCTTCCCAGTTTAGTTTTATCATTTCCTTTTTGGGGCCAATGGGCTCAAAGGTTTTACGGTCTATCTCTTGCCCGTAAAGCGGCAGGGTGTTGCTGCTGCCGTGGTATATATACACGCGGCCGTCATCGTCGGCAAACATGCCGGGGTCCCAGGCTCCTACCTTAAAATAATCTTTAGCTGCCTTCCAGGTATCGGTACGCGGGTCGGTGCTCATCCACAGGGTAAAATCCTTGTTATAGGTTGATCCGATAACCAGCAGCGTATCGCCAATAACCAACGTGGCCGGGGCGCAAAGTTCATCGCCCTGTACCTGGTTGTAGGGCCGCACAAACTTGCGCGATACAAACTTCCAGTTTAGCATATCGGGGCTCCACCAATAGCCAAACTGGTTGGTGCTAAACAGGTAGTAATTACCCTTAAAAAAGGTCATGGTTGGGTCGGCTGTGGCGCGGTGCTTGCCCCATGCGGCAAAATTTTCAAATGGCGTGTAGCCATAATCTAAATTTAGCGGGTTGCAGTACGTTAATCGTTTTTGTGCCGATGCCGATATTACACAGCAGGTTAATAAAATAAAAAGCAGGAAACGGTTGGGGTGTTTCATAGCCGGGATATAAATTGGTTAGAATTTCAAATATAGGTTTTGTTTGGATTTAAACACGTCGTAAAATGACCGGGAATAGCCGCAATTTACCTTACGTGCAAACGCCTAACCTGTTATATTTGTTAAACCAATAATCTAAATAGCTTAAAATGAGCAATAACACACCAGCCGAATTACAATTTGCCCAGGTTGGCTGGGTAGTGCCGGATATACAGGCGGCAGTGAAATTTCTGTCGGCAACGTTAGGCATCTCCTTCCCCGAACCGCAGCATATAAGCGCACAGGATTTGAACATGAGCCACTATGGCGAGGTTGTGCCCGGCGAATGGCAGACCACGCAAACCTATAATGGTATTTTTATTGAACTGGTACAGCCGCTATCCGGCCAAAGCATGTTTCACGATTATTTGGCCAAGCACCCGCTGGGTGGCATACAGCACAATGCCTACCGTTTACCAGTGAGTGATTTTGAAAAGGTTACCGCCGAACTGCAAGCGCGGGGCTACACGGTAATGAGCGAAGTGGACCACCATATTGCGCGAATGGCCTTTTTTGATACTTATGAAACGCTGGGTGTAGCTACCGAGATAATGGGCATCACCCCGCAGGGGTGGGAAGCTATTAACCAAATGGAGAAAGCATGATGAATAACTCACAGATCACCTTAACTAAAACAGAAGAAGATGACCTGAACACGCTTTTTCAATTTCAGCTTGATGAAGAAGCCAATTATTTAGCGGCCTTTACCGCTAAAGACCCTACCGATAAAGCGGCCTACTTAGCAAAGTATAGTCCGTTTTTAAGCGACTCTACCATAAACAATCGCACTATCAGAGCTAATGGCGAGATTGTAGGCAGCATAGCCAAATTTGTGATGCACGGCGATGCCGGGCTTACCTATTGGATTGACCGCAAATTTTGGGGACAGGGAATTGCTACTGCGGCATTAAGCGATTTTTTAAAAATAGAACAGGCAAGGCCAATTTACGCGGGTGTCGCTTTTGACAATTATGGCTCGCAAAGGGTGTTAGAAAAATGCGGCTTCGTAAAAGTTGGTACGGATGAAGGTTTTGCTAATGCACGGCATGCGGTAATAGAGGAATATATTTATAAGTTGGAAGAATAAGCATCTGGGATTCATTTTAACCTATCCTAAATGTTGTTGGTGACAATGCCACAGGTGTTCGGAAGATTAGAAAAACAGTCGTCCTGAACTTGTTTCAGGATCTCACAGGACGGTAATTAGCATGCTATCCACCTTTCTGATCTCGCATTTTGCATGTGGGATGCCGAAATAAATTCGGCATGACGGGTTGTTTTGTTTCTTCCGAACACCGATGGTGACAACACCAACAACGGCGCAAAATTGCCATGTCATAGCGAGCTTGTCCAACCAGTAACCAATTGTAAAGGTTTCGACAAGCTCAGCCTGACAAGGTTTATATCGCGCTTATTGCACCACCAGCGTAGCTATTGAGTGTGGCTCGCTTACGGTTTTGGCCTCTTTGCCTTTTATCCAAAGGCTGTATTCTATCTTCTCATCAGTGCGGTTCATTACTACAACTGCAATGGAGCCATCGGGGTTCTGATAGGCGGTGGTTAATAGTTTATCCCTGCTGGCGGCGGCGGCAATACGTTTGGCTCCCGGATGGATGAATTTAGAGAAATGACCAATGTAATAATACGAATTGGTGTATATCAGTTCGCCGGTGCGGGTATCGGCATGCACAGGTGCAAAACAGAAGTTGCCTACATGGTTGGGCCCGCCTTTTTCGTCAAGCAATACGTTCCAGTCGGTCCAGCCTACCGTACCTGCGTTAAAATCGTTTAACATGGATAAGCCGTAACGCTCGCCCAGTGCCCAATCGTTTAGTCGGTTAAAATCAAATTTCTCAACACAGCCTTCGGTGAATATTAAATTTTTACCAGGGAAGGCCGCGTGCGTAAGGCGAAGACTTTCGAAGTTTTGCCCCGCGCCTGTCCAGGTCTCATACCAGTGAAAGCCAATACCCCATATATACTTTTCAGCCTCAGGATCTTCAAGTATTGTGCTGGCACGCTGATACAGCAGATCGCGGTTATGATCCCAAACGATCAATTTTTTTGATGCCATACCGCCCTTGCGTAATGTTGGGCCCAAATAGTTCTTTACAAAATCACGTTCTTCCTCGGCAGTATACTTACACGATTCCCAGGTTTGGGTAGCCATCGGCTCGTTTTGTACCGATAAACCCCATACCGGGATGCCCGCTTTTTCATAAGCGTTTATAAACTTAACATAAAAATTTGCCCAGCTTTGTGCAAACTCCGGTTTCAATTTACCACCGTGAAGTACATCGTTATTATCCTTCATAAAAGCAGGAGGGCTCCATGGCGATACAAACATGGTTAGCTTACCTCCGGCAGCAGCGGTTGCCGCCTTAATAAATGGTATGCGATATTTTTTATCGTGGCTAATATCAAAAGTGCTTAGCGCTTTGTCGCCCTCTTTTACATAGCTATAGCTATCACTGCTAAAATCGCAGCTTTGTATGTTAGTACGGGCCAGTGTATAGCCTATACCTATTTTTTTATCGTAAAGCGCGCCCAAAAGTTCGTTCTGCTTCTCTTTAGGTAGTTTATAATAAGTTTCGGCAACGGCATCTGTTAAAGCGCCGCCGATACC
It includes:
- a CDS encoding family 43 glycosylhydrolase, with the translated sequence MKHPNRFLLFILLTCCVISASAQKRLTYCNPLNLDYGYTPFENFAAWGKHRATADPTMTFFKGNYYLFSTNQFGYWWSPDMLNWKFVSRKFVRPYNQVQGDELCAPATLVIGDTLLVIGSTYNKDFTLWMSTDPRTDTWKAAKDYFKVGAWDPGMFADDDGRVYIYHGSSNTLPLYGQEIDRKTFEPIGPKKEMIKLNWEEHGWERFGENNDNVFLTGFMEGSWMNKHNGKYYLQYGAPGTEGKGYGDGVYVGDRPLGPFKYQSHNPFSYKPGGFAKGAGHGATWADKFGNYWHISTMVVDVKNNFERRIGFWPAGFDDDGVLYTNTAYGDYPHYLSAGKEDHLKSNFTGWMLLNYNKPVQVSSTLGAYVPNLAVDEDIKTYWSAKTANKGEWMQTDLGEVSTVKAIQINYADQDATFMGKSLGVYHQYVISSSTDGKNWKTLVDKSKNKTDVPHDYVELKKTARARYLKITNLHMPTGKFGLSGFRVFGKGAGAAPDTVQNLIVLRGDAERRNSWLRWRQTDGAVGYTIYMGIAPDKLYNNIMVYNANEYYFNGMEKHLPYYFQIEAFNENGISKRTKVIKVE
- a CDS encoding GNAT family N-acetyltransferase, with product MNNSQITLTKTEEDDLNTLFQFQLDEEANYLAAFTAKDPTDKAAYLAKYSPFLSDSTINNRTIRANGEIVGSIAKFVMHGDAGLTYWIDRKFWGQGIATAALSDFLKIEQARPIYAGVAFDNYGSQRVLEKCGFVKVGTDEGFANARHAVIEEYIYKLEE
- a CDS encoding glycosyl hydrolase → MKKGYLVTCLVCLAASSFGQMQKDRHAPYNAANKTVKVYVTEKGSNKRLSQTETLKFTSNPQPPETQTLVFVDPSKKFQTMLGIGGALTDAVAETYYKLPKEKQNELLGALYDKKIGIGYTLARTNIQSCDFSSDSYSYVKEGDKALSTFDISHDKKYRIPFIKAATAAAGGKLTMFVSPWSPPAFMKDNNDVLHGGKLKPEFAQSWANFYVKFINAYEKAGIPVWGLSVQNEPMATQTWESCKYTAEEERDFVKNYLGPTLRKGGMASKKLIVWDHNRDLLYQRASTILEDPEAEKYIWGIGFHWYETWTGAGQNFESLRLTHAAFPGKNLIFTEGCVEKFDFNRLNDWALGERYGLSMLNDFNAGTVGWTDWNVLLDEKGGPNHVGNFCFAPVHADTRTGELIYTNSYYYIGHFSKFIHPGAKRIAAAASRDKLLTTAYQNPDGSIAVVVMNRTDEKIEYSLWIKGKEAKTVSEPHSIATLVVQ